A genomic stretch from Malus domestica chromosome 15, GDT2T_hap1 includes:
- the LOC103431995 gene encoding O-fucosyltransferase 31-like, whose translation MKLHKDYYGYYYPNQSQRAALAGLLVVLFPAFLPNLFGPLGHASPSIFSEWNAPQPRHSRLLSPALLLQSSVDQQSKLWAPLPDQGWKHCPEEPRSLSSSPKESTGYIQVFLDGGLNQQKMGICDAVAVAKILNATLVIPHLEVNPVWQDSSSFEDIFDVGHFIEALQGEVSIVKALPIEFSWSTREYYATGIRITRIKTAPVHASSDWYLENVLPILQRYGVAAISPFSHRLAFENLPPSIQHLRCKVNFEALAFVPHIRKLGETLVNRLRYPNRNQKAGTGSQDKANEIEKQGAGKYVVLHLRFDKDMAAHSACDFGGGKAEKLALAKYRQVIWQGRVLKSQFTDEELRNQGRCPLTPEEIGLLLAALGFNNTTRLYLASHKVYGGEARISTLRRLFPDMDDKKGLASAEERAKVEGKASLLAAVDYYVSMQSDIFISASPGNMHNALVGHRAYMNLKTIRPNMALLGKLFVNKSMEWSDFQRAVSDGHKTRQGQMRLRKEKQSIYTYPAPDCMCQS comes from the exons ATGAAGCTTCACAAAGACTACTATGGCTACTACTACCCCAACCAGTCTCAGAGAGCCGCTTTAGCCGGCCTTTTGGTGGTCCTCTTTCCGGCCTTCCTGCCAAACCTCTTTGGCCCATTGGGCCACGCCTCTCCTTCCATCTTCTCG GAGTGGAATGCCCCGCAACCCCGGCATTCGCGCCTTCTAAGTCCGGCTTTACTTCTTCAATCT TCTGTGGATCAACAGAGCAAGCTTTGGGCTCCGTTGCCCGACCAAGGATGGAAGCATTGTCCTGAAGAGCCTAGAAGTTTATCAT CGTCGCCAAAAGAATCTACTGGGTATATTCAGGTGTTCCTTGATGGAGGCTTGAACCAGCAGAAAATGGGG atTTGTGATGCAGTTGCTGTTGCTAAAATTTTGAATGCCACCTTGGTTATTCCACACCTTGAAGTTAATCCTGTGTGGCAAGATTCGAG TTCCTTTGAGGACATTTTTGATGTGGGTCACTTTATTGAAGCCCTACAGGGTGAAGTTTCTATAGTTAAAGCCCTTCCTATTGAATTTTCTTGGAGCACTAGGGAGTATTATGCTACTGGCATACGGATTACAAGAATAAAAACAGCACCTGTTCATGCTTCTTCTGATTGGTATCTGGAAAACGTCCTGCCCATATTGCAGAG ATATGGAGTTGCTGCTATCTCCCCATTTTCTCATcgtttggcttttgaaaacttGCCTCCAAGCATACAGCACCTACGTTGTAAAGTCAACTTTGAAGCTTTAGCCTTTGTTCCTCATATCAGGAAATTGGGAGAAACCCTTGTTAATCGTCTCCGCTATCCGAATAGAAACCAAAAGGCAGGTACTGGCTCGCAGGACAAAGCAAATGAAATTGAGAAACAGGGAGCTGGGaaatatgttgttttgcatctaCGCTTCGATAAA GATATGGCTGCCCATTCAGCCTGTGATTTTGGTGGTGGTAAAGCTGAGAAACTTGCCCTTGCAAAATATCGGCAAGTAATCTGGCAGGGTAGGGTCCTAAAATCTCAGTTCACAGACGAGGAGTTAAGAAATCAGGGGCGTTGCCCATTGACTCCTGAAGAGATTGGATTGCTGCTGGCCGCTTTGGGCTTCAACAATACGACCCGACTCTATCTTGCTTCTCACAAG GTTTACGGTGGAGAAGCAAGGATCTCGACTTTGAGAAGATTATTTCCAGATATGGATGATAAGAAGGGCCTTGCCTCTGCAGAGGAAAGGGCCAAAGTTGAAGGCAAGGCTTCTTTGTTGGCCGCTGTTGACTATTACGTGAGCATGCAAAGCGACATCTTCATTTCTGCTTCTCCCGGAAATATGCACAATGCACTG GTGGGTCACCGGGCTTATATGAACTTGAAGACTATTAGACCAAACATGGCATTGTTGGGCAAGCTTTTCGTGAATAAGAGCATGGAATGGTCTGATTTCCAACGCGCGGTTTCGGATGGACACAAAACCAGACAGGGGCAGATGAGGCTGAGGAAGGAGAAGCAGTCGATCTATACATACCCTGCTCCTGATTGCATGTGTCAATCTTAA